A window from Triticum aestivum cultivar Chinese Spring unplaced genomic scaffold, IWGSC CS RefSeq v2.1 scaffold7A_scf_3554, whole genome shotgun sequence encodes these proteins:
- the LOC123172073 gene encoding splicing factor 3B subunit 2-like, protein MPTAVAVVAAASPTPRDSGRGRPRRLRRRRDRKSRAAGANAGAGEESARPGPDPAPQVEVEYVPEKPDLGADDPLLLGAFAAVFEKFGLTGPAAAAQAEDSGPSSPPAEAKENAAAADAEQEAPKKEEEEAVALSKKQRKQLRRVKISELRQMCSRPDVVEVWDGNAPDPKLLVCLKSRRNTVPVPRHWCQKRKYLQGKRGFQKQPFQLPDFIAATGIEKIRQAYVQKMNNKTLKQKQHNRMQPKRGYMDMDYEVLHDAFFKYQTKPTLTSYGDLYYEGKEFEPKLKVMKPGMLSQELKKALGMPDGAPPPWLTRMQFFGPPPSYPYLKIPGLGDEPDEEEPLNRTKHWGDLDEEEDEEEEKEEELIIHEEIEEGVRSIDTVSSTLAGAEAPDVIELRKLRKESDNQAERPLYQVLEQKEVRIAHRALFASSHAYVSLAKPTEYVLLGAQGTPSLSGGNFGDGPGEMGKPSIDEGEPIDHSKHWEELDEEEEEEEELEDGKIEKGILEEEEVLEDGGIEEDILKEEEEEEDLKDGEVEERTLEELEEELEDGEIVQSIRQEEEEELEDGEIVQGIRQEEEEELEDGEIVEGIRQEVEEELEDGEIVEGIRQEEEEEGELEEGGIVEGIRKEEKEEDELEEGEIVEGIRSGHTISSSTPAGVETPDVIDLRKSWRKECERRAERPLLYQVLEQKEERVASASALYLSSHRYVVVGAQDKPSTSSSSSSSSGPKSKRKLERVDVTIHPDQLDAVEDALAAKYRELWGEESKGNGKGKMGRKLVGGEGSSWVSPPSWKTATKRKKVDFKF, encoded by the exons ATGcccaccgccgtcgccgtcgtcgccgcggcGAGCCCCACGCCGCGGGACAGCGGGCGcggccgcccccgccgcctgcgccgccgcagGGACAGGAAGAGTAGGGCCGCGGGCGCCAATGCGGGGGCCGGCGAGGAGAGCGCCCGCCCAGGCCCCGACCCCGCTCCCCAG GTGGAGGTGGAGTACGTGCCGGAGAAGCCCGACCTCGGCGCCGACGACCCCCTCCTCCTCGGCGCCTTCGCGGCCGTCTTCGAGAAATTCGGCCTCACGGGCCCCGCCGCGGCCGCGCAGGCCGAGGATTCCGGGCCCTCCTCTCCCCCCGCCGAG GCCAAGGAGAATGCTGCTGCTGCCGATGCTGAGCAGGAGGCcccaaagaaggaggaggaggaagcagttGCCCTGTcgaagaagcagaggaagcagcTGCGGAGGGTGAAGATTTCAGAGCTGAGGCAGATGTGCAGCAGACCTGATGTTGTTGAG GTCTGGGATGGTAATGCCCCGGATCCGAAGTTGCTTGTATGTCTCAAGTCCCGCAGGAACACCGTGCCTGTTCCAAGACACTGGTGCCAGAAACGAAAGTACTTGCAG GGAAAGAGGGGTTTTCAAAAACAACCGTTCCAGCTTCCTGACTTCATTGCTGCAACTGGAATTGAAAAAATAAGACAG GCATACGTTCAGAAGATGAACAACAAGACACTGAAACAGAAGCAGCACAACCGTATGCAGCCCAAGAGGGGATATATGGATATGGATTATGAG GTTTTGCATGATGCATTCTTTAAATATCAAACAAAACCCACATTGACTAGTTATGGTGATCTGTATTATGAAGGGAAAGAGTTTGAG CCGAAGCTTAAGGTAATGAAACCAGGTATGCTGTCCCAGGAGCTTAAAAAAGCTCTTGGTATGCCTGATGGTGCCCCGCCCCCATGGCTTACCAGGATGCAG TTCTTTGGTCCTCCACCCTCTTATCCTTATCTGAAGATCCCAGG TTTGGGTGATGAACCTGATGAG GAAGAACCTCTCAATCGCACCAAACACTGGGGAGATTTggatgaagaagaggatgaagaggaagaaaaaGAGGAGGAACTAATTATTCATGAGGAGATAGAAGAAGGTGTTAGGTCTATTGACACCGTCTCAAG TACTCTGGCTGGTGCGGAAGCACCTGATGTTATTGAGCTTCGGAAGCTGAGGAAGGAGTCAGATAACCAGGCAGAAAGGCCATTATACCAG GTTCTTGAACAGAAAGAAGTAAGGATCGCCCATAGGGCGTTGTTCGCGTCAAGCCACGCATATGTTTCCCTGGCCAAACCTACCGA GTACGTGCTGCTTGGAGCGCAAGGTACACCGTCATTATCGGGCGGCAATTTTGGTGATGGACCTGGGGAGATGGGAAAGCCGTCAATTGACGAG GGAGAACCTATTGATCACAGCAAACACTGGGAAGAActggacgaagaagaagaggaagaggaggaattgGAAGATGGGAAAATAGAAAAAGGCATTCTAGAAGAGGAAGAGGTACTGGAAGATGGGGGAATAGAAGAAGACATTCttaaagaggaagaggaggaggaggacctgaAAGACGGGGAAGTAGAAGAACGCACTctggaagagttggaggaggaacTGGAGGATGGGGAAATAGTACAAAGTATtcggcaggaggaggaggaagagctggaagatggGGAAATAGTACAAGGTATTCggcaagaggaggaggaagagctggaagatggGGAAATAGTGGAAGGCATTCGGCAAGAGGTAGAAGAGGAGCTGGAAGATGGGGAAATTGTGGAAGGCATtcggcaagaggaagaagaggagggggaaCTGGAAGAGGGGGGAATAGTAGAAGGCATTCGAAAAGAGGAAAAGGAGGAGGACGAACTGGAGGAGGGGGAAATAGTAGAAGGCATCCGGTCTGGCCACACCATCTCAAG CAGTACTCCAGCTGGTGTGGAAACGCCGGATGTTATCGACCTTCGGAAGTCGTGGAGGAAGGAGTGTGAGAGGCGGGCAGAAAGGCCATTATTATACCAG GTTCTTGAACAGAAGGAAGAAAGAGTTGCCTCTGCCAGTGCGCTGTACTTGTCGAGCCACAG GTACGTGGTGGTGGGAGCGCAAGATAAAccgtcaacatcatcatcatcatcatcatcatcaggcccTAAAAGTAAAAGG AAGCTGGAGAGGGTGGACGTCACGATCCACCCTGACCAGCTCGACGCCGTAGAGGACGCCCTGGCCGCCAA GTACAGGGAGCTTTGGGGGGAGGAGAGCAAGGGCAATGGCAAGGGGAAGATGGGGAGGAAGCTGGTGGGCGGGGAAGGCAGCAGCTGGGTGTCGCCGCCGTCCTGGAAGACGGCGACAAAACGGAAGAAGGTGGACTTCAAGTTTTAG